A single window of Aquarana catesbeiana isolate 2022-GZ linkage group LG10, ASM4218655v1, whole genome shotgun sequence DNA harbors:
- the LOC141109964 gene encoding chemerin-like receptor 1: MENSTVYLNISMTYVLFTVTPLDELEDTYSIDLHDDNDDNKKTSDMFHIISIVIYSVAFLLGTIGNGLVIYFTTFRMKRTVNVVWFLNLAIADFIFTFFLPFSIAYTALGFHWPLGKFMCKLNSTIISINLYASIFLLTVISIDRCTSVMFPVWCQNHRTPRVASFAALAVWILAFLFSSPVFIFRDTTIYNNLIVCFTKFHEDQNVADSIHKGMIIIRLTFAFIIPFSLIILCYAIIMFRIQRNRMNTSGKPFKIILVVIISFFICWFPFHVFSFLELSKMYPGNDHLNDVTRIGSPLTTSLAYINSCINPVLYVFMGRDFKTKLRKSFRSVLEKAFMEESVPASFRSKTRSTFDSEEV; the protein is encoded by the coding sequence ATGGAAAATTCTACGGTATATCTCAATATCTCAATGACATATGTGCTCTTCACAGTCACTCCGCTGGACGAGCTGGAAGATACTTACTCAATTGACTTACATGATGACAATGATGACAATAAAAAAACGTCAGATATGTTTCATATAATTTCAATAGTAATCTATTCTGTGGCCTTTCTTCTGGGGACAATTGGAAATGGTCTGGTCATCTATTTCACCACTTTTAGGATGAAAAGGACTGTCAATGTTGTTTGGTTCCTTAATTTAGCCATAGCTGACTTTATCTTCACATTTTTCCTGCCATTCAGCATTGCCTATACCGCCCTTGGTTTTCACTGGCCTTTAGGGAAATTCATGTGCAAGCTTAACAGCACTATTATATCCATCAATCTGTATGCCAGCATCTTCCTGCTCACCGTGATCAGCATCGATCGTTGTACATCAGTAATGTTCCCTGTTTGGTGCCAGAATCACCGAACTCCTAGAGTGGCCTCCTTTGCAGCCCTGGCAGTTTGGATCCTAGCATTCCTTTTCAGCTCCCCTGTTTTTATATTCAGAGATACGACTATTTATAACAATTTAATTGTTTGCTTTACCAAATTTCATGAAGATCAAAATGTTGCTGATTCAATACACAAGGGCATGATCATAATACGACTCACATTTGCTTTCATCATTCCGTTCTCTCTAATTATCCTGTGTTATGCAATAATTATGTTTCGCATCCAAAGAAATCGCATGAACACATCTGGCAAGCCATTTAAAATTATTTTAGTTGTTATAATTTCATTTTTTATCTGCTGGTTTCCTTTCCATGTCTTCTCCTTTTTGGAGTTGTCTAAAATGTATCCTGGCAATGATCACCTGAATGATGTAACACGCATTGGATCACCTCTTACCACCAGTTTGGCCTACATTAACAGCTGCATCAACCCTGTTCTCTACGTGTTTATGGGGCGAGATTTCAAAACAAAGTTACGCAAATCTTTCCGGTCAGTTCTTGAAAAAGCTTTCATGGAGGAAAGTGTTCCAGCAAGCTTCAGGAGTAAGACCAGGTCAACCTTCGACTCTGAGGAGGTGTAA